GAGTAAGTGTGCTAACAGATTCATTATAATGCATTACTCATTACAAATGTTTGTCTACACAGCAATCCAAGCATGACAAGCAGACTTTCAAAACCTTAGCTGGATATCCCCCCCCCATCTCCCACTAAGACAGAATAAAGGCTTTTtcttcacattatttttcttgtaaaaaccCATTTCCAGTTTATACAAGTCCCAACAGATGCATCTAAAATGCTAGATagaattttgtttcttgatttGACTTTGATCCAGTCCTGTTTGATTTCAGCACTAATCTCCCACCTGACTTTACAAATCCCATGCCTCCCCAactctccccctttctttttattgagCACACCACTTACCATGAAACTGTGAAACTATTGGAGGAGTATCTTCATCCAAGTCATCAACTCCCCCTGCAATTGGGTAAGGAGGAATAGAAACTCGAGGCATAACTACCCAGCTGTGATCAGAGTAGAGAGAGGAGGTCAAGCTTGGTAGCCCAGAATTGTGTGCTATTTGAAAACCACAGATCTTCTCAATCTGTTGCCATCGATAAAGACGCTCTCTCAAACATGTCGTCAGCTCAGAGAGGGCTTTcctaaagaaaagcacaaattaaaattacaggCACTGTTCTTAACgacaaagcaaagcaatgcaAGCGCAATCATCCCAGCATACCAGAAGATCCATTAGGACTGTCCAAATATTTGTcatttaatatcttttaaactgttttacTTAAGTGCAATGGCACTAAGACACTAAATCCCATCACTCTCATAAAATTCCAGTGTTTCAGGAATAAATAGTCACAAAAGAATATGCATCCTGTTAATACTCTTACTTTGCTTCAAGGATTTTATGGTCCACTTCATCCAGGGAGGAGCTGTGTGCAACATGTAACGTTCCAAATACAgtgcttctcttcttttttattttctctgcctaAAAGCAAGGTCAAATGAAATGCATAAAACTGGGAGTTACAGACTTAACACAGATATCAATCTTAACAATAGTGACAGGTAGCAAAAAACAACcctgaggagggggaaaaaaaaaaaatctccaaatgCTTATCTAGACAATTTGTATTTACTATTTCATATATCTGTAGGTCCGAAAAGTTTTAAGTAGGTAAAGAGTAAGTGTTAGTACCTCATCTTTGGCGATTGCTAATTGCATTTCTGCATGCTGTCTTTTGATATTGTAATACTGTACTTCAACTTCATGTGTTAACTGAAGCCACTTCTGCAAAGCTTCAGGAACAGACCAATTACTTCTCAGCTCAAACtccttttcagccttttttaaaGCCATGCGAACCTAACaatcaagaagaaataaaagtgttAACAAGAGTATCATtagaaacaacagaagaaagtgaaatatAAGCACCTTTATAGGCTGCAGCAACATACTAAGGCTTTACGGAGCTTTGGTGTGTGCCAATTGCTGTCTGGAAGGCAGATCTGGCATTTCTGAAATATAGCATATGAATTTCCATATACTGCATTAtacttagatttttttcctatggtaTATAGCCCCTAACTTgaagcttaaatatttttataaggcagcatttttatttagtaCAATAAATCTAATTATTGCACTGAGTGAGACAAAGCTACTATCTCTCATCTGATAACAAGGTGGAAAAAAGCTTTCGTATATATTTTGTTCCATGAATCCAACATGATAAGCTAACATACGAAGTGTATGTcttcttagtttcaggattattTTCCTAGCTAATGGCATGACTGACATACAGTTATTAAGTGCTCTTTGAATTTTTCCATTCAAATCCATCATTAGAGaaataaatgctgctttaaACACTCCTAAGGATCTAATAAAACCAGGACCAATTTAAAATCAATGCTAAAATTATACACAGTTTGCAGATACCTGTACTAGCTCTTCCTCTGCATATTTGAGCCTGCTGAGCTCACATTCAGCTCCCTCCCTCAACTCCCTTAGGCGATGAGCTTCCCGTTTTGCATCATTGATCTCATCCATCATTTTGCGCTccagattttgcttttccacagcAACATTTCTATTCTCTTCTTGTGCCTTCTCAAGCCTTCACAATTGAACaaaaaatatgagaaattaCACAGCGTATTTGTTAAAAGTTGCAgtccagagaagaaaatgcatctagcaacagggcaagaggcaatgggcacaaacaaaaacacaagaGGTTCCATCCGAACATCAGGGAACAGTTTTTCACCATGAGGGTtactgagcactggcacaggttgcccagggaggtggtagagtctccatccttggacatattcagcagctgcctggacatggtcctgggcaacttgTTTTAGATGatcctgctggagcaggtgaggctggacaagatgacctacagaagtcccttccaacctcaaccattctgtgacaaTAAAGACTATGCAAGGTTTATGAACCAACAGCAATTACATCACATAATGTTCTGTCCACATCAGACAAAATATGTGAAATTTTAGCTGAACTATCATTAAAGGTGTAATAAGATCAAAACACAAGTCATTATAGACAATTGAGTTACAGGTGCATCAGAGAAGACTGTCAGCTCTCACAGTGCTAAATAAGTAATAGAGAGCAATCAGTCCAGGTCTGTTTCAATCTTAGGAGCTTAAAAACCAGAGAAATGTTCTAATtcccatatatatatacacacaagtATCCCAAAGTAAACTGTAATTATATGAAAACAACAGTATATACTTTACATCTCTAGGTAAAAAAGGTTGATCCTCTGCTCTCTTTACATTCACCCTAAATTGATATTGCCTGCTAAAATACCCAGGAGCAATATCAACCCTAAACCCCATTGTCACCGAAATCACAATTTCCATGCAAAATGATGATGAACAAAATTCAAAGGCAGCTTAATGCAAATAATGTATGACTGAAAATGATCAGGatctgtatttgtatttaacCTCAAAACAAAAGGACAAGtaaacattaactttttttagcttttatacCTTTCCTGCAAGTCAAGAAGACTTTGTTCTGCTGTTTGGAGACTTTCTAAgtccttcatcatctttgtgatATGTTCTCTTGAGGTTCTGTTCTGTGTATATGCAAACCAGCAGCCTCCAAACCCAATAACTATAGAAACTGTTAATATAAAATCCTTCATCCAGTTGTGAGGGGGACCTGTGCAGAGAATAGTAAGATCATTAACTAGTTCATTGATACAGGCAACAGACTATGgactttctttttccccacagccTAAAAGGTTACAGAACCTGATGCTAAACAGAATCCCGACTGATTTATCTACAACCACTTCCAACAACTTTTCAACCTTTCAAATGGACTCCAGAGCATTTCCATACAACTTAAGCAACTCTGCTCTGGCACAATCTACTTCACCTATGCTAAAACATACATTATATTGAGGAAAGCCTACTAAACTTTTACAGTACATAGTGTGTtatctttatttaaatgaattgAGAGTTTCCCCAATTACACTTTAATCAGGCCAGTAGGAACTTTAGTTATATTTGAGTAAGCTCTCCCCAGTCTGCACCTCTGGAATACCCTGTGCTAAGTTAAAAATGCACTTGTAGAAAATAAAGTAGATTTTAAAAGGATAAGTAGCTAGTAgcagcactttttaaaagcaggaccTGAACTATCAAAGTATCATATCCCAGATTCACATACACTTTGTTAGTACAACTTTTATAGTCACTTGCACCTTTATAAAAAATTTTTCAAAGGACAGTTT
This genomic interval from Falco peregrinus isolate bFalPer1 chromosome 2, bFalPer1.pri, whole genome shotgun sequence contains the following:
- the STIM2 gene encoding stromal interaction molecule 2 isoform X3 encodes the protein MSGFRAPGGRPAATPVPTCLLLLGLLLPGLLPPAAAGGGRDPEAADGGGGRRGGRGGAAATAAETAAVVTDPCSSLSPPCFTEEDRFSLEALRMIHKQMDDDKDGGIEVDESDEFLREDMQYKDASNKHSHLHREDKHITIEDLWKRWKTSEVHNWTQEDTLQWLSEFVELPQYEKNFRDSNVNGTTLPRIAVNEHAFMISHLKIIDRSHRQKLQLKALDVVLFGPLTRPPHNWMKDFILTVSIVIGFGGCWFAYTQNRTSREHITKMMKDLESLQTAEQSLLDLQERLEKAQEENRNVAVEKQNLERKMMDEINDAKREAHRLRELREGAECELSRLKYAEEELVQVRMALKKAEKEFELRSNWSVPEALQKWLQLTHEVEVQYYNIKRQHAEMQLAIAKDEAEKIKKKRSTVFGTLHVAHSSSLDEVDHKILEAKKALSELTTCLRERLYRWQQIEKICGFQIAHNSGLPSLTSSLYSDHSWVVMPRVSIPPYPIAGGVDDLDEDTPPIVSQFHGKYRKQVRNVTP